The Alnus glutinosa chromosome 3, dhAlnGlut1.1, whole genome shotgun sequence nucleotide sequence AGAAGGCTATGTCATCTTTGAGAGCTTGTTAAAGTGATAAGCGAGGATCTTTTGACCCTGTTTCATTTGTAGTGCATGAGTTGTATTTGATTTGTTTATGTATATGTTTTGCCTCTATGGAGATTCTGCTTGGTGGTGATATTATCTTAATGGTGATTACAGTGCTTGATAGATGTCTCTGCCTTTTGACATCAAAGATGTGTCTATTCTTAAGTAGATTGGGTTTTCCAGGTGGTGGGTGATTTGTTATAAGCATCATTTTGAAGGTGATTACTTGGCAGAATTAATCACTTTTTCGATTATGTACTGATTAAATGATATGTCTGCACTTTGTTGGAAAATTAATTTACTGTATGCATTGCAcaattagtttttgttttattctcttcttttattcattcgagtgcctcttttttttcttttttctttttttttttaaaaaaaaaaattcaaccttCTCACTTCAAAGTTGTACACTTCTCTAACAATCTTATAGTCAACCTatcttcatcttttctttttcttatttttgataagtagtcaACCCATCTTCATCTTTTTAATAGATGTATACTTCATGTAGCAGGTGCTTTGAAGGCAGAGAAGGGAGCTGAGGCTATTGCGATAATTTATTCTGGGAGACATGGATCAGAGTACTCAACTTCTCCTGTGTCCCCCTCCCCCCATCTTTTTTCTACTTGTTATAGTTTGGACTTGGCCTTAATATTGCTagttcgatttttttttttcttaaattcttTTGAAGGGCTTTCTGATCTCTTTATATTAGTTTATTTCTAGGTGGTCTTGATGCAAGCAGAGTTGTATGTGGTTATAATGGTTGTCTGTCTTCCCTTTGCGAGATAATATTTAAGGCTCAAatattggttttggaatttggaatTCACTGGGCCTAAAgacaatttaattttcttttaaatcaagGACCTGGGAGATATCTATACCGTGAGACCTCCTAACCAAATGTTGGTCTGACACGATGTAGTGTTGAGGACCAATGAGTAGAAATGATGCTTGATTGACTTCTAGCCCTGTGAGCCTCTTACAATGTTACTGTTAATAGTTAATAAGCTCTCTAGCAAGCGGGACTGTTGATAAAGTTTGTCTCAATACCGTGAAGCTATTCATCCTCTGATCTTTCTTCTTAGGTCTTTAACTCAGTCAGAACACAATATATTCTTTCCTTATAAATTCCTCTGCTTGCTATCGGAGAATATTACAGTTACCATGTGGGGTTTATGCTTTTTAATAATTAGTTGTCCCTTGATAACTTCCTTTCTCCGAAACTTTATGAGCACTATAGACAGCCTGACAGTTATTCCTAGTTTGATATTCGTGGACTTGTTATTCACTTCCGTGGAAAATTCAGACTTTCTTTTTGATGCTGCAATCGCTTAAAAACATATACTTTGAGGCTCAATAGCTTATGTGAATTGTAAATCGCTTTCGAGTTTCATCACAATAGCAAACACCCGTTCATTACCCTGGATTTAAACTGAAATTAACATAAACCAAGGACAAGCAGCCCAGTGTCTCTTTTGGATATGTTTAGCAATTAGTAATTTTGTGTTCGAAGTAGATGGAGAAACAAAATACTCATGTGATGTAGGACAAGATGAAGTGTGGATGATATATGGATGAAATATGGCACATGAGAAAGATGGTGTAATAGTTGTAGGTTGTTCTGAGGTGATGGAGCATTAAATGGATTTGGGTTTTAGGGCATGGTAGATTGGAGTTGCAGAGGTTGTTTGATGTGGATAGTTTTGCTTAACTACAGGCAGACTTTGTGGAGAATACTgcagaaataaaaagaaagaaaggagaagatcatgatgatgatgatgaaatgTGGATGAAATATGGTACATGAGAAAGATGGTGTAATAGTAGGTTGTTCGGAGGTGATGGGGCATTAATAGATATGGGTTTTTGGGCATGATAGATTGGAGCTGCAGAGGTTGTTTGATGTGGATAGTTTTGCTTAACGACAGGCAGACTTTGTGGAGAATACTGCAGAAATtagaattaagaagaagaagagggacaTTCAATTCTACTAAAATTCGTTTGATTACAACTGAATAAATCTATAGCCTAGCAAACTTTATTGAAAAGTAAGTGTCTTCCACCAATATGGAAAGTAAGTCAAACGCAATCATACCTGAGGAGCACTAACTGCGTACTCAATAGAGCACTCAGTGGACACAGATACTGCTAGAAACACTTGATCAAATTCAACCTTAGTTAAAGTGGTATAGAACCTATGCAGTAGAGTTGTGTTATTTGCAAACACTCACTTTGTACACACTTTTACAATGGGTGTGGGACCCATGTATGTGGGACCCATCTGGGTCCCACATACATGGGTgtggtgggtcccacatacatGGGTCCCACACCCATTGTGAGTGTGTGTACAAAGTGAGTgtgtacaaaaatcattttccctaTGCAGTATTTTGCAcaaaactacgattttgccacTACTAtaaaaagaaatcccatagtttCTGGAGTTGCTTCTTAAATTTAAAACTGATTTAATCATATACTGATTCTTTCGAGGCAACACCTCGGCCCCACATGTTAAAACCCTAAATTGCCAAAACTGGAAATTGCATAAGAAATTTTTGCAGTTGCATCATTTTGCCTTGCTtctgttgttgttttcttttttgcagtAACTCTGCAATCTGTATGTCTTTATCTGTACATAAAGTGACTGAACAAGTCGCTGAAGGTGTTAACATTGAACACAGGACTCTCAACAGATGTAGTGGACTATAGAAACGGTGACTATGCCAATATTAAAGATGCGGAGAACCCTCAATTGGGAATGTTTGATAAGCCCCTTCCTTGCTTTGGCTGTGGAATTGGATGGTTTTCGTGAGTTTTCATagctcttctctctctctctctctctctctctctctctctctcacacacacacataaacacACACTACGTGTGTATTGATGGCTGCACTTTCTCTTGCAGTCTTTTGCTAGGATTTGCATGCCCACTGATGTGGTACTATGCTACAATTCTATACTTTAGAAAGTACTATCATAAGGATCCAAGGGAGCGGGATGGACTTGCTGCCAATACATTTGCTGTAAGTACCGCACTCACTGTTTTATCTTATGCTTTGTTTGCTAGTTTATTTGTTTCAACGCGTATATGACGAGCTTGATATTTTCTTATCAccattgttttttcttcttgtaataTCTAAACATTTTAATATTATCATAACTACTAATTGAGATATGAATATAGTGAGTTGCACTGTTATGGTATATTATAAGGGTTAATAAGGAAATTGGTAAGGAATATTATATAGGGGTAAATAGGGGAATTAGCTAGGGAGAATTAGTTAGGATATTGCTTCTAGAATATGCTTTTAgagtctataaaaaaaaaccaagtttgtaaAGAAAGGCATGAAATGaatattacaaaaattgatTCCCTTAGGAGAATTGCTGTTCTCAAATCAGCTTGGAGACTTGGGCATCTCGAATAGCCCATTATCTTGTTCTTATTTCCTCATCTTCAATCCATTATTCATCATTCTAATCTCATTTCCAtacaaaaatcccaaaatataCACAAATCCAAGAAAGGTACATAacatgcacaaaaaaaaaaaaaaaaaaaaaatctcaattcaaaTAACTAAAGGTTTTATGAGATTAAAAGGTGTCGGTTGAGCGCCTTGTGGCTATATCATAATAGATCTGAACACTTGCCCCGAAtcaacttctttctttcttttttgtttgtagcTTGGGGGCGGGGGGACAGATAAGTTTTTCATGATTGATCAATACAACATTAAATAGTGGCACTTCCCATCCAATCCTACCAACACACAATGTGCTTGTACACAGTGCACGCACAACCATGAAAAAGATCTGCTTTCCCCACTTTCATCTACCTTCTCTGTAAAATTGTGAACAGCGGGGTTATTAGCAGATCTTgcagtgaaaaatattttgtggaCTCAATTGCAATGAATTATGATGAAGCATGTGTATGCCATTTGTCTTTTTCATTAATCCCAAATGTTATGGTCGTTGCAGGCTTTGCTATGTACAATTGCTGTGATAATTACAGTTGCTGTTATTCTCTTATAGTCGTTTTCACTACAATTATGCGCCTGTACCCATCACTATGTCACCTTCCTTGAGGAAAAGCCTGAGCTGATGGTTTAGAACTCAGCTACTCAAAGCTTCCTTCCAGTAATCGTAAAGGTGCCAGAAGAGGCAATTGATTTAACTGGTTCAGCCATGTGAATACCTAAAAGCAGTTTTTGGGTTTCTCCTTAGCCTTGTGCATAATACGAACCCTGTATAGTAAGAGATCGCAAGCATTCACATTGGATTTTCTAGATTCCTATATAGCTAattaaaagcaatttttttttttttagctaatgaattttgAAATAAACTCTACATCCAATtatctgttctctctctctctctctctctctctctctatatatatatattattctttcttttatttcatttttcaagcATATACTTGCTTTTtgatgaaagagagaaagaaaaaggatagagaaatgaataaagaaagagagagagggagagagaaaatcataaaaaataaaaacttatgcATTCATCTACGGTGTACATGTGGGTAAACACTGTAGATGAAATTCAAATACATTATGCAAAGTTATTTGTTTATAAATGGAAGTCCAGAAAAATCTTTTTGTGTATGTCAGTATGtggaatttttttaatcttttaggGGAGACTTCACAAAATCTTTTTGAACTTTCAATCAATCTccctaaagtttaaaaactcaatTTCACCTTTGAACTTTTAATTTGATGTAATGTTCCTCTTCAGTTAGGGTTTGACATTAAATCATAATAGACGTAtggaaaatgactaaaataccttctctctttttgatttaataataaaacaaatggGCTAACCTTGTGACCTACTATCGTGGGTCACCATACCTATGGCGGGGTCTTCTGACCCATGCTGGATTACGCTGTGACTTGCGTTCGGTCAAAGTGTGATCCACTGTCATGGGTCTGGTAGTGACCTCAACTGGGTCATCAGGTGACTCAGTCATGGGTCTGCCGTCATCCACGTTGagtcaactttttaaaaaatatatatatatatatacatatatatatatatatatatatatatatatatattaatttgaattAAGGGAAAATTTGGTATTTAATAAAAAGTTTCAGGGGCATAAAGACTGTTTCACCTGATTTGCCATTTAATTTAACGTCAAACCCTGATAGATAAAAggacattgcatcaaattaTGAGTTTGAGGGGTgaaattaatagtttttttttttttttttttttgctttattgttAAGTTTGTATCGAATGGCTTTGGAACCCATGAAGAGCTCTCCATCCCCATTTTATAAAGGAAAGATGTTTTAATCACTTAAACTAGATATGTAGTGGTGGAAGATTCTAAAAAGAAATTTGGGAAAAATTCACAAAACTCCCTTGAACTTTCACTCAATTTACtctccaaagttttttttttttttttttttttaaaaaaaaaaaaaatcaatttcaccCCTCAATCTTTGAATTTGTTGTAATGTCCCCCCTCCGTTAGGGTTTAGCGTTAAATCAGACGACAAAATGGGTAAAATGACTCatgaaacttttataaaattttgaatttacccttaatttcaaattaattttttttttaaaaaaaaaaaaattgagacccAACCGGATCACCCGCTAGACCCATGGCAGGGTTTGGTGGTGACCTCATCGAGGGTCAGAAGACCCCACCGTGGGTTTGGTGACCCACGggtccttcatttttttttatatgaaaagaaaaacaaactaaagGGTATATTTGTCATTTTCACTAAAAGCGTTAGGATTTAACGTCAAACCTTAACAGAAGGGAgacattgcatcaaattagaagtttGAGGGGtgaaattgagaatttttgaactttgaggGGTAGTTTCAAATCCAGTGAAAGTTTAACGGGGTTTTATGAAATTTCCCCAAAAAGTTTTAATCAACTtatagtcatatatatataactcgacatgatataaaataaatccaCGAACTCGACCCTGATTTTAAGGGATGTCAATTTTTATCACTAGGCACATCAAATAAAATGCTTGGAATACAActttttactacaattttttttaagcaatttttactacaaattttatatttaagaaGTTAGCCATTATAATTACTAGCTTATAACCCGTGTgagtattaattataatttaattttgaaacttaaaaaaacatCTCCATTGTACATAGAACAttgcataaatatataaattacataaaattttactattaaaagaaccataattttagttttaatccatataaattaaaacatattaaaatctttgttcccataggtataatttagaataaaaattagtatgaagaaaaatagcaagaagaaaaccatgattttgattaccaaagcataaaatagaaaattatcaGGAATTTTTTATATCGTTGATGTGATAATTATCaccacttaatgctataatgagacttaatgctataatgcgaaaaaaaatctttattttggttTCATGAAGATTTACACCCATgatcttttcattaaagcacaataaatttattaaaatcatgacaaaatatgttcaacatttaaaattcaccgattttttacttaaaaaatcggttcaatatttaaaaatgatgggttcatgccacgtgtcacaattataggccaactctaagttagaacttggcttatatatatatatatatataatttcatcaATTATGAACTGTCACATCAATTTATGAATgactttataataaaagttgtaatacATCACACACCTCAACATTAAAATTGACATGATAATGAATTGCTTTAGGTGAATTTGTAttgcataaaaaattaatgatctTGTACGTACAATATCATTCAAACATTTgagagggatttttttttttgtttagtgaGCTTTTATAATTGCAACCTAATCTTTAAGCATCTTTACAAGTTCTTGTTTCAAGTTTCACAAAACTTAGCTTGGCATTACTTTCATACTATTTGATAATGTCACGAGGCTCAcgaaaaaaacacaaatcactcaaaattatttttatttttatgtcacatcgaacacttttttaaataaaaaaaaaaaatgcgaagCACAATctaaaaagcataaacaaatggataaatttttttaaaaaaatatccttTGTATGATAGATGAAAAAGCttttgggaaagaaaaaaaaaatccttcattGCTTGTTGAAAAAATGTGAGCAATATAAAAAGTAGAAGTAAagatttttgctttaaaaaaattggatataatttgagataattcaaaaataagggtattttgggggtgctttttatttttagattgtTTTTGAAGGAAATGGGAATTATTCCCCTAGAATTGGTGTTGATTATTATagtagaaaaaaattatttgtcaacACTTGTACAGTTGTACTCAATAATTGAACTTGTTTGCATGGGAATTGAATTCTCATGGAATCCCTGTCTCTGTCTGTCTGGCAAACACAAAGCTGTTACGCTGACGGCTGACACAAGAAAACTTTGAGGAAACTCCATCGGCGTCGTGTCCGGAATTCTCTCCCCATCCATCCTCTGACAAAGTCTAATAATTGCAGCCTCAACCCTATTTTTCTGATTTTCattggttaaaataaaataagattcaAGAGAAGCTCAAGCACACAAGGGGCTCATTTGTTAACAAACGAGCTCCATGATTTGAGTTTATATTTTGATTAtgttcaattatttatttgataataCAATGAAAATACCTACTTATAGCCGCAAGAGCGGaactataaatttaaatttaaatttaaagagggttaaattgtatttaaaaaaaatttaggggtcaaagtataaaaaaaaagatggtcAAAAGAGCAGCTGAACCATCCCAAGAGTTTAGGAGAAGTTGGTGAATAGGATTAAGAACTCGGCTAAGGCCCGATTGAGGATGATGCGTTGGCTTACGACTTAGCCGCCTATCGGATGCGGAACTCCTACGCCTTGTTCAATTTCTTACTCTGTGTAAACTCTGGCCAACCTGACCCAATGAAAGTCACGTCAAAGCGACTGTTCCTAGAGCTGTCCTTGTCTAGGTTGTCTCGTCAAAACAGTGAAAGAAGGCTGACGGATCGGTGGCTCAAGCCCCTTGCAGTTGAATCTGAAGGTGGTAGAACCAACCCCAAGGCCATAGGGGGTGGTCGACCACTCAACAccaatcttattttattttattttattataatttttaagataattttGTACTTTCATAATGACCGTGCCggaaaaaaaagtagaaactTATACAAAGAGAATTATTTATTACACAAACATACTACAAAgagttatttattacttttgaaaCCTGAACGAATTATTCATCAAACCTCCTACACAAACCAATATAACAAGTTTCCTAAGACCAAAATATCCATTACAAGTATACAATAACTTCACACAATGTTGTATTATAAGCAACCAAAGTCTTTTGAAAGCTTTgacagaaaacataaaaaaataaaataaaaaaaaaaaataataataataataaaaatggataacATAACACGCTTCCCTTAACCTTTttaatactaattaattaattttatctcCTAACCATTGTCTTACTCTTTGGGTTTAGTGAGAATTTGTTGTCGCACGCGGAATGTATGCCCCTAATCAAATCGCCCATGGCATAATTtctactctttttatttttcaatactttttttaaaaaaaaataattatcgattatttcaaaaaatttaagatGATAATAAATAAGAGATAAACGCCTCTAATATTTTAAGctgaaaaatgataaatttaataatttaattaatcttttaatatttttcattatgaTAAAGCGAATGCTGCCACCTgcataattgaaaaaatatgaattataatgttattattagaagtaattctatatgtatattaagtgtctataaaaaaataaggtaatttttaaaatcactattgggcgtgtgattgatcaaagaaaaattaaacctTGTGGTGGCGAAGCGGAGGTTTTAGACTAATAActttgagtaattctacatgtgcATTAAGTATCCATcaagtataaataaaaaaaaatgaagaggcttttaaaatcacaatttgatcaaaattattttttttatcaataacTTGGGGCTCACTTGAAAATGCttgtcatttcatttttttcaaaagctatttttaaaaaaatgaataaatttttttgaaatatgatAAAATATTTGATAATGACTAAGGGTGCATTTGACATtgtgattttataaaaaaaaaaaaaaaaaagtttaaattatttggaactgcgttttttaaaaattgttatttgaaattgtgaacaattgaatgctttttttaaaacacacaattttaaaggtcaaaaaattaaatattttttaaaaattacattttcaaattgcataaTTTTAAgttatactttttaaaatcgtaaatttaaataaatccaaagaaaatgattttgtgatttaagtatttaaaaaataaaattgtgccTTTTAGTTATACTTTTGAGAACAAACAAGTCCTCGAATGTGGAATCCATCCACTTCTGAGGCTCGATTTTGGAGGTAGTGTTCTGTGAGAAAGTAGCACAAATTTAGGGCGGTGGGTGCTGCGGTTGAAGATGGATGTCTGTCAATAGTTGTATCACCTAGTTTTAGTCAAACTTATTAAACCTAAAAGTAAGTAAAGAAAGGCCCATTTTTTCTACACTCTACAATCAATCAATCATAGACGATCTTGCCCCCAATCCCGCTGTCATTCTTACAATGACAGCCAACATGGATGCCAGCCCTTTTCTAATAAACTTTtcgaaagcaaaaaaaaagaagaagagattttTAATTCCCTTTATAAAATTGTCCAAGTAGTGTTCTTTGATacttaagaaatatatatatatatatatatatagtaagaagaaattctattaaaaaaagtatGTGGTTTGTAATATGATAAAAGATttatgacaattttataaaGTGAAATGCTaatatatacttttattttattgggtttatgTGATAGTGTCTTTCAGCACAATAAAATGAGAATGTAATTTGTAACATTATTCTCATATAgtttatatatcatttttttatctttattttatcgCTTAAagttgatatgacttttaaaatcgacataaactttaaaagattaaaaaaaaaaattgatatatcgACTATGCTAAAATAATGTTACTGAACTAATATAACAATGtacatttatatttattattattattattattttagaatagATGAACACGATTATATCAGCCCATTGAGCCCATTAAGATGGGAGTATAGCATGCATCTAAAAGAAATGATTAAGAGAAGTAATATATTCTTGtcactttaattttattaaactgATGTGACAACGGTTTCtgagatttaatttttattcttctaaATGACAATTGATTCAAATGCCTATAATAGAAACATTAATCCTTTGTTTAATTGGAATTATATTACgtttaccaaaaacaaaaagaagaagaagaggacgGGCCCACATTTATcattattatataaatacataccACCCATTTTCATCAAAGCCAAGCTGAGGAATTAACGTACGCATCAGAGCCCATAAAAGCAAGAAAAGCAAACTCAAGGGGAAATAcacaaaagcaaaagcaaaagctAAAAAAAGTATCTGAAAAAGCTCATCACAATTCAACCTCAAATAATGGAAGAGGAGGAAGACATGCTCCGGCCACCATTTTGGCTGCAGAACACCGACTCTCTCCGCAACCGGAACCGTCTCCGCCGCTCCTCGTCCCTCTTCCTCAACTCCGGTCTTCTTCTTGTACTCTTGTTGGTCGTGGcatttttcttcatcttcgtaGTATTTccttcctttctctctttcacCTCACACATATTTAGGCCGCATCTGGTGAAGAAAAGCTGGGATTCCCTCAATCTAGTCCTCGTTCTTTTCGCCATTGCCTGTGCCTTCCTCAACcgaaaccaaaacaacaacaacaacaacgaaGATCGAAGCGTTTCAAATGCATCGCAAGAGGCTAACAAGTCAAACCCTTCGACCCCGCATCGATGGTACGAGTATTCAGATCGGACGGTTGGCTATAACGCCGTCAACAGGTTAAGGAGCAGCAGTTCCTACCCGGATCTACGTCAAGAGTCTGCATGGGTGGCCGAAGATGAACGGTGGCGATTTTGCGATGACAGCCACATCAGTAATTACCACTTTCCGGGCTCGGATCAGCTGCATCACCGCCAGCCACGGCGAGAGCCGCctcaagaagaagatttggAGATGAAGACGAAGACTATAGCTGTGGATACTTTCGTCGTCGGCAGAGAGGAAGTTTCATCAGATTCGCCTCCTTCGCCACCGCCACAACCcacgccgccgccgccgccgccgcccaAGTCAGTTAAGCGCACAGCAAAGAGAACATCATATGAAGCTCTTGGGCACCACGAAAAGACTGAAAATGAAAACCCCAGAAAAGAAGACTCAGAAGTGGCCAAGAGTATTCTCCAACCTCCGCCTCCACCGCCGCCAGTGTTTGAACAGGCAGAGCAAAGGAGTTACGGCGAAAGGAACGAGAAGAAGAGATCACCAGGAAGCTCCGCCACCAAAGATTTCTTGATCTCGTTgacgaggaagaagaagaagcgaagGCAAAAGAGCGTCGAAAACCTCGACTCTATTCTAAACTCTCAACCCCATTCGTCCCTTCCTTTATATCCACCGCCATCGCCCCCACCTCCGCCGCCGCCGTTGCCTCCGccgccttc carries:
- the LOC133864933 gene encoding uncharacterized protein LOC133864933 yields the protein MDQRLSTDVVDYRNGDYANIKDAENPQLGMFDKPLPCFGCGIGWFSLLLGFACPLMWYYATILYFRKYYHKDPRERDGLAANTFAALLCTIAVIITVAVILL
- the LOC133864951 gene encoding formin-like protein 20; its protein translation is MEEEEDMLRPPFWLQNTDSLRNRNRLRRSSSLFLNSGLLLVLLLVVAFFFIFVVFPSFLSFTSHIFRPHLVKKSWDSLNLVLVLFAIACAFLNRNQNNNNNNEDRSVSNASQEANKSNPSTPHRWYEYSDRTVGYNAVNRLRSSSSYPDLRQESAWVAEDERWRFCDDSHISNYHFPGSDQLHHRQPRREPPQEEDLEMKTKTIAVDTFVVGREEVSSDSPPSPPPQPTPPPPPPPKSVKRTAKRTSYEALGHHEKTENENPRKEDSEVAKSILQPPPPPPPVFEQAEQRSYGERNEKKRSPGSSATKDFLISLTRKKKKRRQKSVENLDSILNSQPHSSLPLYPPPSPPPPPPPLPPPPSSVFHNLFSSKKAKTKKVHSVPPPAPAPPPPPRAKAARKPPLPAKTSSIFHENARSGNNSPVVPIPPPPPPPPFKIPEWKFVVQGDFVRIKSDTSSRSGSPDLDETDGGDPTTSTSSPMFCPSPDVDTKADSFIARFRANLKLEKMNSIKQKRGPDTDTVDGAGPS